In Natronomonas halophila, one DNA window encodes the following:
- a CDS encoding glycerophosphodiester phosphodiesterase, protein MTDSDKPTISRRRVLASAGASVAALGSIPVIHQGSELTSPEIVGHRGVAGLEAPNTIASIQLAEQLGADGVALDVRRTADGTLVLFHDPVLDISTNASGRIETTTAEELADVRVDGEPIPTVREALRVIEDTEMSLYLELKKAGYTDQTLALIEEFSLESRTTLTSFLTGALAGLDTAPVETGFLGSAPHPDLFGDARKTGSSLVLSHYVPYGLEWFVEEANRWDLTPGIWELASTETHIEDSLSYDIGVLMTNRPDIALEKVR, encoded by the coding sequence ATGACGGACAGCGACAAGCCAACCATCTCGCGTCGACGGGTACTCGCCTCCGCTGGCGCGAGCGTCGCGGCTCTCGGGTCGATACCCGTCATCCATCAGGGCTCGGAGCTAACGAGCCCGGAAATCGTCGGCCACCGTGGCGTCGCTGGCCTTGAAGCCCCCAACACTATCGCCAGCATCCAACTGGCCGAACAACTCGGCGCCGACGGCGTCGCCCTCGACGTCCGACGGACCGCCGACGGGACGCTCGTGCTCTTTCACGACCCCGTCCTCGATATCTCGACGAACGCCAGCGGCCGCATCGAAACCACGACGGCCGAGGAACTGGCCGACGTGCGCGTCGACGGCGAGCCGATTCCGACGGTGCGGGAGGCCTTGCGCGTTATCGAAGACACGGAGATGTCGCTGTATCTGGAACTGAAGAAGGCCGGGTACACCGACCAGACGCTCGCACTCATCGAGGAGTTCAGCCTCGAATCCCGAACGACGCTGACCTCCTTTTTGACCGGCGCGCTGGCCGGGCTCGATACGGCACCGGTCGAGACCGGATTTCTCGGAAGCGCGCCGCATCCGGACCTCTTCGGGGACGCCCGGAAAACCGGCAGTTCCCTCGTGTTGAGCCACTACGTGCCCTACGGACTGGAATGGTTCGTCGAGGAGGCCAACCGCTGGGACCTGACGCCCGGCATCTGGGAGTTAGCCTCGACGGAGACCCACATCGAGGATTCCCTTTCCTACGACATCGGCGTGCTGATGACCAACCGCCCGGATATCGCGCTGGAGAAGGTGCGGTAG
- a CDS encoding thioredoxin domain-containing protein: MENRLDEAASPYLQQHADNPVAWQPWDEEARELAEERDVPIFLSIGYAACHWCHVMEDESFTDPDIAEKLNENFVPVKVDREERPDVDSVYMTVCQLVTGSGGWPLSVWLTPDGKPFQVGTYYPPEPKQNMPAFGQVLDDVAASWEDPEGRESLEERAQQWTDAVEGRLEDTPDQPGEAPDDQFVDAAASTAVQQADRDNGGWGRGQKFPQPGRVHILLRAYDRTGREEYRDVAIEALDAMASGGLYDHAGGGFHRYCVDRNWTVPHFEKMLYDNAELPRAFMAGYQLTGDERYADVTRETFAFVERDMTHPDGGFYSTLDAESEDEAGEREEGAFYVWTPDEVHEAVDDERDAELFCGRYGVHEAGNFENGQTVLNESATPHELAAKYDMAVDDVEERIERAKRQVFEAREERPRPPRDEKILAGWNGLMVSAFAEGAITLDPEYAAAAEEAVDFCREHLWDADERRLNRRFKDSDVGIEGYLEDYAFLGRGALDTYQATGDREYLEFALELGRVIRDAFYDEEEATLYFTPTGGESLVARPQELTDTSTPSSTGVAAQLLEALAHVAPEEGFAEVAESVLETHASKIESSPLAHAALVLAADDRAVGALELTVAADGLPNEWRDELAATYLPSRFISVRPPTEEGVEEWTEELGFDDVPPIWANREARDDRPTVYACRNFTCSPPKHDLSEALAWARSDL, encoded by the coding sequence ATGGAAAACCGCCTCGACGAGGCCGCTTCGCCGTACCTCCAGCAACACGCCGACAATCCCGTCGCGTGGCAGCCGTGGGACGAGGAAGCCCGCGAACTCGCCGAAGAGCGGGACGTGCCCATCTTCCTTTCTATCGGCTACGCCGCCTGCCACTGGTGTCACGTGATGGAAGACGAGAGCTTCACCGACCCCGACATCGCCGAGAAACTCAACGAGAACTTCGTCCCGGTCAAGGTCGACCGCGAGGAGCGCCCCGACGTCGACAGCGTCTACATGACTGTCTGCCAACTGGTCACCGGAAGCGGCGGCTGGCCCCTCTCGGTGTGGCTCACGCCCGACGGCAAGCCCTTCCAGGTGGGCACCTACTATCCGCCGGAACCGAAACAGAATATGCCCGCCTTCGGGCAGGTTCTCGACGACGTCGCCGCCTCCTGGGAGGACCCGGAGGGCCGCGAAAGTCTCGAAGAGCGCGCCCAGCAATGGACTGATGCCGTCGAGGGGCGGCTCGAAGACACGCCCGACCAGCCCGGCGAGGCGCCCGACGACCAGTTCGTCGACGCCGCGGCCAGCACTGCCGTCCAGCAGGCCGACCGCGACAACGGCGGCTGGGGCCGCGGCCAGAAGTTCCCCCAGCCCGGCCGGGTCCACATCCTCCTGCGGGCCTACGACCGGACCGGCCGCGAGGAGTACCGCGACGTTGCCATCGAGGCGCTGGACGCGATGGCTTCGGGCGGCCTCTACGACCACGCCGGTGGCGGCTTCCACCGCTACTGCGTCGACCGCAACTGGACAGTCCCGCACTTCGAGAAGATGCTCTACGACAACGCGGAACTCCCGCGAGCGTTCATGGCCGGCTACCAGTTGACCGGCGACGAGCGCTACGCCGACGTGACCCGCGAGACGTTCGCCTTCGTCGAGCGAGATATGACTCATCCTGACGGCGGCTTCTACTCGACGCTCGACGCCGAAAGCGAGGACGAAGCCGGCGAACGCGAGGAAGGCGCCTTCTACGTCTGGACGCCCGACGAGGTCCACGAAGCCGTCGACGACGAACGGGACGCCGAGTTGTTCTGTGGCCGCTACGGCGTCCACGAGGCCGGCAACTTCGAGAACGGACAGACGGTCCTCAACGAATCGGCGACGCCGCACGAACTCGCCGCGAAATACGACATGGCCGTCGACGACGTCGAAGAACGCATCGAACGCGCGAAACGACAGGTCTTCGAGGCCCGCGAGGAACGCCCCCGACCGCCCCGCGACGAGAAAATTCTCGCCGGGTGGAACGGCCTCATGGTCTCGGCCTTCGCCGAGGGCGCCATCACGCTCGACCCTGAATACGCCGCAGCAGCCGAGGAGGCCGTCGACTTCTGCCGGGAGCACCTCTGGGACGCCGACGAGAGGCGACTCAACCGGCGGTTCAAGGATAGTGACGTAGGTATCGAGGGTTACCTCGAAGACTACGCCTTCCTCGGCCGCGGCGCGCTGGATACGTATCAGGCGACGGGCGACCGCGAGTACCTCGAGTTCGCGCTCGAACTCGGCCGTGTCATTCGGGATGCCTTCTACGACGAGGAGGAAGCAACGCTCTACTTCACGCCGACCGGCGGCGAGTCGCTCGTCGCTCGGCCGCAGGAATTGACCGACACCTCGACGCCCTCCAGCACGGGCGTGGCCGCACAACTGCTTGAGGCACTGGCCCACGTTGCACCCGAGGAGGGCTTCGCCGAGGTGGCCGAATCGGTCCTCGAAACCCACGCGTCGAAAATCGAATCCAGCCCGCTGGCTCACGCCGCGCTGGTGCTTGCGGCCGACGACCGGGCGGTCGGCGCGCTGGAGTTGACCGTCGCCGCCGACGGCCTGCCCAACGAGTGGCGTGACGAACTCGCCGCGACGTATCTCCCGTCGCGGTTCATCAGCGTCCGGCCGCCGACCGAGGAGGGCGTCGAGGAATGGACTGAGGAACTCGGTTTCGATGACGTGCCGCCCATCTGGGCGAACCGCGAGGCCCGCGACGACCGGCCGACGGTCTATGCGTGTCGGAACTTTACCTGCTCGCCACCGAAACACGACCTGTCGGAGGCGCTGGCGTGGGCGAGATCCGACCTGTAG